One window from the genome of Streptomyces sp. NBC_01476 encodes:
- a CDS encoding ATP-binding protein, with the protein MGEDTDRFHRQLRTLYEAAGAPPLSRLVALGREQTPRLPISDTTLSAWLNGEAVPGAGSTAYFMVLVAFLRARAGTGPSDGRWTRLLGLARADRDSRRGGRPRRTDREQERGPVTLPAEPAVFSGRQEATAELLEWLDPDRTPGRTAAGDAGDAGDAGDARDAGDAGNGAGTAGTGRQTGDATDMGLHPDARPAVWQHTAVVVTAMAGMGGVGKTALALHAAHRAARNGWFPGGVLFADLRGYSQDAPVEAATVADQLLRALGVTGKDLPSTPAEKIDAWRLALARLAEQGRPLLAVLDNVRTVGQVAPLLPPAGPHRVLVTSRQILATLGARRLELAPLEPAEAVALLDEILRTDAAEDDRVTEQARDAARIAELCGRLPLALRIIGALLAEDRDRPLHDQAEELAAARLDVLALDDTDDQGRLLEVRTVFHLSYRHLSPSRARAFRLLSAAPGPDIATPAATVLLGEGTGTRRLLRDLARAHLLEHRAAERWSMHDLLRLYAAELGGECAAADRRTEAVGGLLGHYLEQTRAAASHLEGDRGDARFPDRQHALAWLTAERQNLVAGVVEQVHIHLLTVVELGDALRVFLTRYRWTEDMISVTRAKLSGVVALRARAAETVAQDVLADQFRGLEADALNGLGLALGDARRFPEAMEAHAEALRLARESGDSHREAMALNNVALVLLGVRRFDDAVAPLTRAAAIHREAGDLRDEGRALANLGTALMRLGQDAEAYDVLGRDLMICRETGDRYGEAQTLSNLGLCLRHLGRIEEAADAHQQARVIFADVDDRYSEAESLDNLALCLRRLDRPEEAVGDHAQAAALFHGLGDRHSEGMAVGNRAGALQEAGRPAEAIAFHLEAAALFAETGDAHAQGVELTNLGRAYRSVHRLLDAAETFTRAAALFATIGDSAAEATALRFLVNLPVPPDATDAVAHNEAARAGLTPGRTPAAAADPWRPRWFPQAR; encoded by the coding sequence ATGGGCGAGGACACGGACCGGTTCCATCGCCAGTTGCGGACGCTGTACGAGGCCGCGGGCGCCCCACCGCTGAGCCGGCTGGTCGCGCTCGGCCGCGAGCAGACGCCGCGGCTGCCCATCTCCGACACGACGCTCAGCGCGTGGCTGAACGGTGAGGCGGTCCCCGGCGCAGGCTCCACGGCCTACTTCATGGTGCTGGTCGCCTTCCTGCGTGCCCGTGCGGGCACCGGTCCTTCCGACGGACGCTGGACCCGGCTCCTCGGCCTGGCCCGCGCCGACCGGGACTCCCGACGCGGCGGGCGCCCACGCCGCACCGACCGCGAGCAGGAACGGGGTCCGGTCACCCTGCCGGCGGAGCCCGCGGTGTTCAGCGGCCGGCAGGAAGCGACGGCGGAACTCCTGGAGTGGCTGGACCCGGACCGCACCCCCGGCCGTACCGCCGCCGGGGACGCCGGGGACGCCGGGGACGCCGGGGATGCCCGTGACGCCGGAGACGCCGGAAACGGTGCGGGAACGGCCGGCACCGGCAGGCAGACCGGCGACGCCACGGACATGGGTCTCCACCCGGACGCCCGCCCCGCCGTATGGCAGCACACCGCCGTCGTCGTCACCGCGATGGCCGGAATGGGAGGGGTCGGCAAGACGGCGCTCGCGCTGCACGCCGCCCACCGCGCGGCTCGCAACGGATGGTTTCCCGGCGGAGTCCTGTTCGCGGACCTGCGCGGGTACAGCCAGGACGCCCCGGTGGAGGCGGCCACCGTCGCCGATCAGCTGCTGCGCGCGCTCGGGGTCACGGGGAAGGACCTGCCCAGCACCCCTGCGGAGAAGATCGACGCCTGGCGGCTGGCGCTCGCGCGGCTCGCCGAGCAGGGCCGCCCCTTGCTGGCGGTACTGGACAACGTGCGCACCGTGGGCCAGGTCGCCCCGTTGTTACCGCCCGCGGGACCGCACCGGGTACTGGTCACCTCGCGGCAGATCCTCGCCACTCTCGGCGCGCGGCGGCTCGAACTCGCCCCGCTGGAACCGGCGGAGGCGGTCGCGCTGCTCGACGAGATCCTGCGCACGGACGCTGCGGAGGACGACCGGGTCACCGAGCAGGCGCGGGACGCGGCCCGGATCGCGGAGCTGTGCGGACGGCTGCCGCTGGCGTTGCGGATCATCGGCGCGCTGCTGGCCGAGGACCGGGACCGGCCGCTGCACGACCAGGCGGAGGAACTGGCGGCGGCCCGGCTGGACGTCCTCGCCCTGGACGACACCGACGACCAGGGCAGGCTGCTGGAGGTGCGGACCGTCTTCCACCTTTCCTACCGCCACCTGTCCCCGTCCCGGGCGCGAGCCTTCCGGCTGCTGTCCGCGGCACCGGGCCCGGACATCGCCACCCCTGCCGCCACCGTGCTGCTCGGCGAAGGGACCGGCACCCGCCGCCTGCTGCGCGATCTGGCCCGCGCCCACCTGCTGGAGCACCGGGCGGCCGAACGATGGTCGATGCACGACCTGTTACGGCTCTACGCCGCCGAACTCGGCGGGGAATGTGCGGCCGCGGACCGGCGTACGGAGGCGGTGGGCGGCCTTCTCGGCCACTACCTGGAACAGACCCGTGCCGCCGCTTCCCACCTTGAGGGGGACCGCGGCGATGCCCGTTTCCCCGACCGGCAGCACGCCCTGGCCTGGCTGACAGCGGAGCGCCAGAACCTCGTCGCGGGCGTCGTGGAGCAGGTGCACATCCACCTGCTGACCGTCGTGGAACTCGGCGACGCGCTCAGGGTCTTCCTGACGCGGTACCGCTGGACCGAGGACATGATCAGCGTCACCCGGGCCAAGCTGAGCGGCGTCGTCGCGCTGCGCGCGCGGGCCGCCGAGACGGTCGCCCAGGACGTCCTCGCTGATCAGTTCCGAGGACTGGAGGCCGACGCGCTGAACGGTCTCGGCCTCGCGCTGGGCGACGCCCGCAGATTCCCCGAGGCCATGGAGGCGCATGCCGAGGCACTCCGTCTGGCCCGGGAGTCCGGCGACAGCCACCGGGAGGCCATGGCGCTGAACAACGTCGCTCTCGTGCTCCTGGGCGTGCGCCGCTTCGACGACGCCGTCGCGCCGCTCACCCGGGCCGCCGCGATCCACCGCGAGGCCGGGGACCTGCGCGACGAGGGGCGGGCGCTGGCCAATCTGGGAACCGCGCTGATGCGGCTGGGCCAGGACGCGGAGGCGTACGACGTGCTCGGCCGGGACCTGATGATCTGCCGGGAGACCGGTGACCGCTACGGCGAGGCCCAGACACTGAGCAACCTCGGACTGTGCCTGCGCCACCTCGGCCGGATCGAGGAGGCGGCCGACGCCCACCAGCAGGCGCGGGTCATCTTCGCCGACGTGGACGACCGGTACTCCGAAGCGGAGTCGCTGGACAATCTCGCCCTGTGCCTGCGCCGCCTGGACCGTCCCGAGGAGGCCGTCGGCGACCACGCACAGGCCGCAGCGCTCTTCCACGGCCTCGGCGACCGGCACTCCGAGGGCATGGCGGTCGGCAACCGGGCCGGCGCGCTCCAAGAAGCAGGCCGGCCCGCGGAAGCGATCGCCTTCCACCTCGAAGCCGCCGCCCTCTTCGCCGAGACCGGTGACGCCCACGCCCAGGGCGTCGAACTCACCAACCTCGGCCGCGCCTACCGAAGCGTGCACCGCCTCCTGGACGCCGCGGAGACGTTCACCCGCGCCGCTGCCCTGTTCGCCACCATCGGCGACAGCGCCGCCGAGGCCACCGCTCTGCGTTTCCTCGTCAATCTCCCCGTACCGCCCGACGCCACCGACGCCGTGGCCCACAACGAAGCCGCACGGGCCGGCCTGACCCCCGGCCGGACGCCCGCTGCCGCGGCCGACCCCTGGCGCCCCCGCTGGTTCCCGCAGGCGCGCTGA
- a CDS encoding orotate phosphoribosyltransferase, whose product MTSSDLARRIHAVSHLTGRFTLRSGITATEYFDKYRFEADPVLLDEIAGAMAPLVPSGTEVLAGLEMGGIPVVTALGRHTGLPCAFVRKQAKPYGTCRLAEGAEVTGRRVAVVEDVVTSGGQIVLSTADLRGLGARIDTAVCVIDREQGGAEALAAEGIGLISLLTAADLAAR is encoded by the coding sequence GTGACCTCTTCCGATCTCGCCCGCCGCATCCACGCCGTCTCCCACCTCACCGGCCGGTTCACCCTGCGTTCCGGAATCACGGCCACCGAGTACTTCGACAAGTACCGCTTCGAGGCCGACCCGGTGCTCCTCGACGAGATCGCCGGCGCGATGGCTCCGCTGGTGCCGTCCGGCACCGAGGTGCTGGCGGGCCTTGAGATGGGCGGTATCCCGGTGGTCACCGCGCTGGGCCGCCACACCGGCCTGCCGTGCGCCTTCGTCCGCAAGCAGGCGAAGCCGTACGGGACCTGCCGCCTCGCGGAGGGCGCCGAGGTGACAGGCCGTCGTGTCGCGGTGGTCGAGGACGTCGTCACCAGCGGCGGCCAGATCGTCCTGTCGACAGCGGACCTGCGCGGCCTCGGCGCGCGGATCGACACCGCCGTGTGCGTCATCGACCGTGAGCAGGGCGGCGCCGAAGCTCTCGCGGCCGAAGGCATCGGGCTCATCTCCCTGCTGACGGCGGCCGACCTCGCAGCCCGATGA
- a CDS encoding DedA family protein, with amino-acid sequence MLEHAVGSLGTWAYLLVFLLTAGETGALVGLLLPGETLVIFAGALAGRGRLDTVALSAAVVAGGIIGDSVGFAVGRWTRGRPSAQRLLGRLQPGDRGGRARELLRRRGGEAVFTGRFIGVVRSFMPLAAGVSGLPYRRFLAYSAAASLIWGVGSVLVGYFFGPEAERLVRTAGTTGAFAAGGAAVLVLLLILVKRRADHRHSLR; translated from the coding sequence GTGCTGGAACACGCGGTCGGCTCCCTCGGCACATGGGCTTACCTGCTGGTCTTCCTGCTGACCGCCGGGGAGACCGGCGCGCTGGTCGGTCTGCTGCTGCCCGGCGAGACGCTGGTGATATTCGCCGGCGCGCTCGCCGGGCGGGGGCGGCTGGACACCGTGGCACTGAGCGCCGCGGTGGTGGCCGGCGGCATCATCGGCGACAGCGTCGGCTTCGCCGTCGGCCGGTGGACCCGTGGCAGGCCGAGCGCCCAGCGCCTGCTCGGCCGGCTCCAGCCAGGAGACCGGGGCGGGCGGGCCCGGGAACTGCTGCGGCGGCGCGGCGGTGAGGCGGTGTTCACCGGACGCTTCATCGGGGTCGTGCGCTCCTTCATGCCGCTGGCAGCCGGCGTATCGGGCCTGCCGTACCGCCGTTTCCTCGCCTACAGCGCCGCCGCCTCCCTCATCTGGGGCGTCGGGAGCGTCCTGGTCGGCTACTTCTTCGGGCCCGAGGCGGAGCGGCTGGTACGCACGGCCGGCACCACGGGCGCCTTCGCGGCAGGCGGGGCCGCGGTCCTGGTCCTGCTCCTCATCCTGGTCAAGCGCCGCGCCGACCACCGCCACAGCCTGCGCTGA
- a CDS encoding TetR/AcrR family transcriptional regulator, with protein sequence MAAAEVRNGKAGRALRVDAERNRERLLRAAQCVFAERGLSVPLDDIAARAGVGIATLYRRFPTREELVGAAFEAKLLAYAVAAEEALAVPDPWASFAGFVERICAMQAGDRGFTDLVTMSLSSPDRTAELRERAYRAVARIIGRAQQAGVLRDDVVVEDLPLMLLANAGVVHATRDAAPHAWRRLLAFLLDGFRPAASQGPMPAPPTPAQMDRVLKGNVTAKGVGCPDLAPSAPTARPIPDG encoded by the coding sequence GTGGCGGCGGCAGAGGTGCGAAACGGCAAGGCCGGGCGTGCGCTGCGGGTGGACGCGGAGCGCAACCGCGAGCGGCTGCTGAGGGCTGCCCAGTGCGTCTTCGCCGAGCGCGGTCTGAGCGTTCCCCTCGACGACATCGCCGCCCGCGCCGGCGTGGGCATCGCGACGCTCTACCGGCGGTTCCCCACCCGGGAGGAACTGGTCGGGGCGGCCTTCGAGGCCAAACTCCTCGCCTACGCGGTCGCCGCCGAGGAAGCCCTGGCGGTGCCGGATCCCTGGGCGTCGTTCGCCGGTTTCGTCGAGCGGATCTGCGCCATGCAGGCCGGCGACCGGGGCTTCACCGACCTGGTCACCATGTCGCTCTCCTCGCCCGACCGTACCGCTGAGCTGCGCGAACGCGCCTACCGCGCGGTCGCCCGGATCATCGGCCGGGCGCAGCAGGCCGGTGTGCTCCGTGATGATGTGGTGGTCGAGGACCTGCCGTTGATGCTGCTGGCCAATGCGGGCGTCGTGCACGCCACCCGGGACGCGGCGCCGCACGCCTGGCGGCGGCTGCTGGCCTTCCTGCTCGACGGGTTCCGGCCGGCCGCCTCCCAGGGCCCGATGCCAGCGCCGCCGACCCCGGCCCAGATGGACAGGGTGCTCAAGGGCAATGTCACGGCCAAGGGGGTGGGCTGCCCGGACCTCGCACCGTCCGCGCCCACCGCCCGCCCGATCCCGGACGGCTGA
- a CDS encoding SDR family NAD(P)-dependent oxidoreductase, whose protein sequence is MADTHPRTIVVTGASSGFGALTVRALARAGHTVYAGMRHTGTRNAQAAADLAAYADEHQVALRAVELDVSSQESVDAGIARILTEQEHLDVVVHNAGHMVLGPAEAFTPEQLAAVYDTNVLGSQRVNRAVLPALREQGHGLVVWVGSSSSRGGCPPFLGPYFAAKAAMDALAVSYAGELIKFGIDTSIVVPGAFTSGTNHFAHAGTPADTARAAAYDVHYKQLMEDVNGRLAALIPPDADVAEVAAEIVRVVGLPSGRRPFRTHVDPSHDGSEVVSAVADRIRVEFYRRVGLEDLLTPYAAL, encoded by the coding sequence ATGGCCGACACCCACCCCCGGACCATCGTCGTCACCGGCGCCTCCAGCGGATTCGGGGCCCTGACCGTCCGCGCCCTGGCCCGGGCCGGACACACCGTCTACGCGGGCATGCGCCACACCGGCACGCGCAATGCCCAGGCCGCCGCCGACCTCGCGGCGTACGCCGATGAGCACCAGGTCGCCCTGCGCGCGGTCGAACTCGACGTCTCCTCGCAGGAGTCCGTCGACGCCGGCATCGCGCGGATCCTCACGGAGCAGGAACACTTGGACGTGGTCGTGCACAACGCCGGCCACATGGTCCTCGGCCCCGCCGAGGCCTTCACCCCGGAGCAGCTCGCCGCTGTCTACGACACCAACGTTCTCGGATCCCAGCGGGTGAACCGGGCCGTCCTGCCCGCCTTGCGGGAGCAGGGCCACGGCCTGGTCGTATGGGTCGGCTCCTCCAGCAGCCGCGGCGGCTGCCCGCCTTTCCTCGGCCCCTACTTCGCCGCCAAGGCCGCCATGGACGCCCTGGCCGTGAGCTACGCGGGCGAACTCATCAAGTTCGGCATCGACACCAGCATCGTCGTCCCCGGCGCCTTCACCTCGGGCACGAACCACTTCGCCCATGCCGGCACGCCCGCCGACACCGCGCGGGCCGCGGCCTATGACGTCCACTACAAGCAGTTGATGGAGGACGTCAATGGGCGGCTGGCGGCGCTGATCCCGCCGGACGCCGACGTGGCCGAGGTCGCCGCCGAGATCGTCCGCGTCGTCGGCCTGCCCAGCGGCCGGCGCCCCTTCCGTACCCATGTCGACCCGAGCCACGACGGCAGCGAGGTCGTCTCCGCCGTCGCCGACCGGATCCGGGTCGAGTTCTACCGCCGGGTCGGCCTGGAGGACCTGCTCACGCCGTACGCGGCCCTCTGA
- a CDS encoding LysR family transcriptional regulator translates to MELRHLEHFVAVAQDRHFTRAAQRLMVSQSGLSASVRALERELGAQLFVRSTRSVELTAPGRALLVEATRALASVRAAQEAVAAVQGLLTGTLSVGTEQCVTGVNVPALLARFRAEHPQVQVRLRQANSAALTAEVGAGRLDLAFVALHGPAPEGVRLLPLTCEPMVLLCHAGHRLAGAAEVRWPELDGETFVDFHPDWGSRSLTDTAFAATGTHRQVALEVNDVHSLIDLVGHGLGIAVVPRPVALKDQAAALACVPLTGGAAPDPLWKVSAAVAETDRVGPAARELLTYLEPSVKPLTASVA, encoded by the coding sequence ATGGAGTTGAGGCATCTGGAACACTTTGTCGCCGTCGCGCAGGACCGTCACTTCACAAGGGCGGCCCAGCGGCTGATGGTCTCGCAGTCCGGCCTGTCCGCGTCGGTGCGGGCGCTGGAACGCGAGCTGGGCGCCCAGCTGTTCGTCCGCAGCACCCGCAGCGTCGAGCTGACCGCCCCGGGGAGGGCCCTGCTGGTCGAGGCGACCCGGGCGCTGGCGAGCGTCCGCGCCGCTCAGGAGGCGGTGGCCGCGGTGCAGGGACTGCTCACCGGCACCCTGTCGGTCGGCACCGAGCAGTGCGTCACCGGGGTGAACGTCCCCGCCCTGCTGGCGCGGTTCCGTGCCGAACACCCGCAGGTGCAGGTCCGCCTCCGGCAGGCCAACTCGGCCGCGCTGACCGCCGAGGTCGGTGCCGGCCGCCTCGACCTGGCCTTCGTCGCCCTGCACGGCCCGGCGCCCGAAGGAGTACGGCTGCTGCCGCTCACCTGCGAACCGATGGTCCTGCTCTGCCACGCGGGGCACCGGCTGGCCGGCGCCGCCGAGGTCCGGTGGCCGGAACTGGACGGTGAGACCTTCGTCGACTTCCACCCCGACTGGGGCTCCCGGAGCCTGACCGACACCGCCTTCGCCGCCACCGGCACCCACCGGCAGGTCGCCCTGGAGGTCAACGACGTGCACAGCCTGATCGACCTGGTCGGCCACGGCCTCGGCATCGCCGTGGTCCCCCGCCCCGTCGCCCTCAAGGACCAGGCCGCGGCCCTCGCGTGCGTACCCCTGACCGGCGGCGCGGCGCCCGACCCGCTGTGGAAGGTCTCGGCGGCCGTGGCAGAAACCGACCGCGTAGGGCCCGCGGCCCGAGAGCTCCTCACCTACCTCGAACCGTCCGTGAAGCCCCTGACGGCGTCCGTCGCGTAG
- a CDS encoding aldo/keto reductase, with amino-acid sequence MQTRRIGSAQVSAIGLGGMPMSIEGRPDEARSIATIHAALDAGVTFFDTADAYHLHADEVGHNESLIAKALASHPLGAEALVATKGGHLRPGDGSWTLNGHPDYLKQACEASLKRLGVEAIGLYQFHRPDPTVPYADSVGAIAELLDEGKIRMAGISNADPEQIRLANEILGGRLVSVQNQFSPAFRSSEPELALCDELGIAFLPWSPFGGITRAGDLGSSFAPFAQVAQAHGVSPHRVCLAWMLALSPVVIPIPGSTRPETIQDSAAAPELTLTPEEIALLSAR; translated from the coding sequence ATGCAGACCCGCCGTATCGGTTCCGCCCAGGTCAGTGCCATCGGCCTCGGCGGCATGCCCATGTCGATCGAGGGGCGCCCGGACGAGGCCCGTTCCATCGCCACGATCCACGCGGCACTCGACGCCGGCGTGACCTTCTTCGACACGGCAGACGCCTACCATCTGCACGCCGACGAGGTCGGCCACAACGAATCGCTCATCGCCAAGGCCCTTGCCTCGCACCCGCTCGGCGCCGAGGCCCTGGTCGCCACGAAGGGCGGCCACCTGCGCCCCGGCGACGGCTCCTGGACGCTGAACGGCCACCCCGACTACCTCAAGCAGGCCTGCGAGGCCTCCCTCAAGCGCCTGGGTGTCGAGGCGATCGGCCTCTACCAGTTCCACCGCCCGGACCCCACGGTCCCCTACGCGGACTCGGTCGGCGCGATCGCCGAACTGCTGGACGAGGGCAAGATCCGGATGGCGGGCATCTCCAACGCCGACCCGGAGCAGATCCGGCTGGCCAACGAGATCCTCGGCGGCCGTCTGGTGTCCGTGCAGAACCAGTTCTCGCCCGCCTTCCGCTCCAGCGAGCCCGAACTGGCGCTCTGCGACGAACTCGGCATCGCCTTCCTGCCGTGGAGCCCGTTCGGCGGCATCACCCGGGCCGGCGACCTCGGCTCAAGCTTCGCCCCGTTCGCCCAGGTCGCGCAGGCGCACGGCGTGAGCCCGCACCGGGTCTGCCTCGCGTGGATGCTCGCGCTGTCGCCGGTCGTGATCCCGATCCCCGGCTCCACCCGCCCGGAGACCATCCAGGACTCCGCGGCCGCACCCGAGCTCACCCTGACGCCGGAGGAGATCGCTCTCCTCAGCGCCCGCTGA
- a CDS encoding TetR/AcrR family transcriptional regulator, translated as MDTRTRILEAAAGLLSRSADADVSTRAVCEAAGVTAPILYRQFGDKEGLLSAVVDYGFEQYLASKRAAVPSDDPVRDLRSGWDNHVRFAVENPNYYRLMYSPGLSVPPQAAAEAHRLLAETVERVAGAGRLRVAPLTATQMIMSANAGVALSLISRPALYPDAAFSDRVRDAVVDAVTVEAAVHIPEPAEFSATAALLGARLRENRPKVLTDPENALLQQWLATLADQ; from the coding sequence ATGGATACGAGGACGAGGATACTGGAGGCTGCCGCGGGCCTGCTGTCGCGTTCGGCGGACGCCGATGTGTCCACCCGTGCGGTCTGCGAGGCGGCGGGCGTCACCGCCCCGATCCTCTACCGGCAGTTCGGCGACAAAGAGGGCCTGCTCTCGGCGGTGGTCGACTACGGCTTCGAGCAGTACCTGGCCTCCAAGCGGGCGGCCGTCCCCTCGGACGATCCGGTACGGGACCTGCGCAGCGGCTGGGACAACCATGTGCGGTTCGCCGTGGAGAACCCGAACTACTACCGGCTGATGTACTCGCCGGGCCTGTCGGTGCCGCCGCAGGCCGCGGCCGAGGCGCACCGGCTGCTCGCCGAGACCGTCGAGCGGGTGGCCGGCGCCGGGCGGCTGCGGGTCGCTCCGCTGACGGCCACCCAGATGATCATGTCGGCCAACGCCGGGGTGGCGCTGTCACTGATCTCCCGCCCGGCTCTGTACCCGGACGCGGCCTTCTCGGACCGCGTCAGGGACGCGGTGGTGGACGCGGTGACGGTCGAGGCCGCCGTCCACATCCCCGAGCCGGCGGAGTTTTCCGCCACCGCCGCGCTGCTGGGGGCCCGGCTGCGGGAGAACCGGCCCAAGGTGCTGACGGACCCGGAGAACGCCCTGCTCCAGCAGTGGCTGGCGACGCTGGCCGATCAGTAG
- a CDS encoding SDR family oxidoreductase: MSTSRVAIVTGGSRGIGAEVARRLGADGYSVVVGYAGRREGAQEVVEAIEKSGGRALAAQADVADENTVSAMFDLAESEFGGVDVVVHAAGRMDLAPIAELDLDVLDAQHRTNIRGTFVVVQQAARRLRSGGSLITFSTSVVGLAFPGYAAYAASKGAVEAITLIVARELRGRNINVNTIAPGPTATELFLDGKDEETIARLASQPPLERLGTPADIAGAAAFLASPAGHWTNGQVIRVNGGII, encoded by the coding sequence ATGAGCACCAGTCGTGTCGCGATCGTCACCGGAGGCTCCCGCGGAATCGGCGCGGAGGTCGCGCGCCGGCTGGGAGCCGACGGCTACAGCGTGGTCGTGGGCTATGCCGGGCGCCGGGAAGGGGCCCAGGAGGTGGTCGAGGCCATCGAGAAGAGCGGCGGCCGGGCGCTGGCCGCACAGGCCGATGTCGCCGACGAGAACACGGTCTCGGCCATGTTCGACCTGGCCGAGAGCGAGTTCGGCGGGGTCGATGTCGTCGTGCACGCGGCGGGCCGGATGGACCTGGCCCCGATCGCGGAGCTGGACCTGGACGTGCTGGACGCACAGCACCGCACGAACATCCGCGGCACCTTCGTCGTCGTCCAGCAGGCCGCCCGGCGGCTGCGCAGCGGCGGCTCGCTGATCACCTTCTCCACCTCGGTGGTCGGCCTGGCATTCCCGGGATATGCCGCCTACGCCGCGAGCAAGGGCGCCGTGGAGGCGATCACCCTGATCGTCGCCCGCGAACTGCGCGGCCGGAACATCAACGTCAACACCATCGCCCCGGGGCCGACCGCCACCGAGCTGTTCCTCGACGGCAAGGACGAGGAGACCATCGCCCGTCTCGCCTCCCAGCCGCCGCTCGAACGGCTCGGCACCCCCGCCGACATCGCCGGGGCCGCGGCCTTCCTCGCCTCCCCCGCGGGCCACTGGACAAACGGCCAGGTCATCCGGGTCAACGGCGGCATCATCTGA
- a CDS encoding tautomerase family protein, with product MPFANFKVPAGTLTPEQKKTIITRTTDLYAEIYGERARPNTLVVVEEVTDGGWGIGGGVLTLDVLQGTAPDGSGH from the coding sequence ATGCCGTTCGCCAACTTCAAGGTCCCCGCCGGGACCCTCACGCCCGAGCAGAAGAAGACCATCATCACCCGCACCACCGACCTGTACGCCGAGATCTACGGCGAGCGGGCCCGGCCCAACACCCTCGTCGTGGTCGAAGAAGTCACCGACGGCGGCTGGGGCATCGGCGGCGGCGTCCTCACCCTCGACGTCCTTCAGGGGACGGCGCCGGACGGCTCAGGACACTGA